A portion of the Camelus bactrianus isolate YW-2024 breed Bactrian camel chromosome 25, ASM4877302v1, whole genome shotgun sequence genome contains these proteins:
- the EXOSC4 gene encoding exosome complex component RRP41 — protein sequence MAGLELLSDQGYRVDGRRAGELRKIQARMGVFAQADGSAYIEQGNTKALAVVYGPHEIRGSRARALPDRALVNCQYSSATFSTGERKRRPHGDRKSCEMGLQLRQTFEAAILTQLHPRSQIDIYVQVLQADGGTYAACVNAATLAVLDAGIPMRDFVCACSAGFVDGTALADLSHVEEAAGGPQLALALLPASGQIALLEMDARLHEDHLEQVLEAAARAARDVHTLLDRVVRQHVKEASILLGD from the exons ATGGCGGGGCTGGAGCTCCTGTCGGACCAGGGCTATCGGGTGGACGGGCGGCGCGCCGGGGAGCTGCGCAAGATCCAGGCGCGGATGGGTGTATTCGCTCAGGCCGACGGCTCGGCTTACATCGAGCAAGGCAACACCAAGGCGTTAGCGGTGGTCTACGGGCCTCACGAG ATTCGGGGCTCCCGGGCACGAGCTCTGCCCGACAGGGCCCTGGTGAACTGTCAGTACAGTTCTGCGACCTTCAGCACAGGTGAGCGCAAGCGGCGGCCACATGGAGACCGTAAGTCCTGCGAGATGGGCCTGCAGCTGCGTCAGACCTTCGAGGCAGCCATCCTTACACAGCTGCATCCACGCTCCCAGATTGATATCTATGTGCAG GTGCTGCAGGCAGATGGTGGGACCTATGCAGCTTGTGTGAATGCAGCCACTCTGGCAGTGCTGGACGCTGGGATACCCATGCGGGACTTTGTATGTGCCTGCTCAGCTGGCTTTGTGGATGGAACAGCTCTGGCAGACCTCAGCCATGTGGAGGAAGCAGCTGGTGGTCCCcagctggccctggccctgctgccaGCCTCGGGCCAGATTGCACTGCTTGAGATGGATGCCAGGCTGCATGAGGACCACCTAGAGCAAGTGCTGGAAGCAGCTGCCCGAGCTGCCCGCGATGTACACACCCTACTGGACCGTGTGGTCCGGCAGCACGTAAAAGAGGCCTCCATCTTACTGGGGGACTGA
- the GPAA1 gene encoding glycosylphosphatidylinositol anchor attachment 1 protein isoform X2 produces MGLLSDPVRRRALARLVLRLNAPLCVLSYLAGIAWFLALAFPPLTQRTYMSENAMGSTMVEEQFAGGDRARVFARDFAVHRRKSGALPVAWLERTMRSVGLEVYTQSFSRKLPFPDETHERYMVSGINVYGILRAPRAASTESLVLTVPCGSDSTNSQAVGLLLALAAHFRGQIYWAKDIIFLVTEHDLLGTEAWLEAYHDVNVTGMQSSPLQGRAGAIQAAVALELNSDVVTSLDVAVEGLNGQLPNLDLLNLFQTFCQKGGLLCTLQGKLQPQDWASIDGPLQSVQTLLLMVLQQASGRPHGPHGLFLRYRVEALTLRGINSFRQYKYDLVAVGKALEGMFRKLNHLLERLHQSFFFYLLPALSRFVSIGLYMPAAGFLLLVLGLKALELWMQLHEAGVGPEEAGGISGSSPPLPLTQGVGLASLVAPLLISQAVGLALYVLPVLGQHVATQHFPVTEAEAVVLTLLAICAAGLALPHNTHRVANPQAPDRGWMALKLVALIYLALQLACTTLTNFSLGFLLAATMVPAAALVKPSGPRPLHATLLVLTSPAATLLGSLFLWRELQEAPLSLAEGWQLFLAALAQGVLDHHTYGALLFPLLALGLYPCWLLFWNVLFWK; encoded by the exons ATGGGCCTCCTGTCCGACCCGGTGCGCCGGCGCGCACTCGCCCGCCTTGTGCTGCGCCTCAACGCGCCGCTCTg cgTGCTGAGCTACTTGGCCGGCATCGCCTGGTTCCTGGCGCTGGCTTTCCCGCCGCTGACCCAGCGCACTTACATGTCGGAGAATGCTATGGGCTCCACCATGGTGGAGGAGCAGTTTGCGGGCGGAGACCGTGCCCGGGTCTTTGCCCGGGACTTCGCTGTCCACCGCAGGAAGTCGGG GGCTCTGCCAGTGGCTTGGCTGGAGCGGACAATGCGGTCAGTGGGACTGGAGGTCTACACGCAGAGTTTCTCCCGGAAACTGCCTTTTCCAGATGAGACCCACGAGCGCTAT ATGGTATCAGGCATCAATGTGTACGGCATCCTGCGGGCACCGCGCGCTGCCAGCACTGAGTCCCTGGTGCTCACTGTACCCTGTGGCTCTGACTCTACCAACAGCCAGGCTGTGGGACTGCTGCTGGCACTTGCTGCCCACTTCCGGG GGCAGATCTACTGGGCCAAAGACATCATCTTCCTGGTGACAGAACACGACCTTCTGGGCACTGAGGCTTGGCTTGAAGCCTACCATGATGTCAATGTCACCG GTATGCAGTCATCCCCTCTGCAGGGCCGAGCTGGGGCCATTCAGGCAGCTGTGGCCCTGGAGCTGAACAGTGATGTGGTCACTAGCCTTGATGTGGCCGTGGAGGGGCTCAACGGACAGCTGCCCAACCTGGACCTGCTTAACCTCTTCCAGACCTTCTGCCAGAAAGGAGGGCTGCTGTGTACACTGCAAGGCAAG CTGCAGCCCCAGGACTGGGCGTCAATAGACGGCCCATTGCAGAGTGTGCAGACATTGCTGCTCATGGTTCTGCAGCAGGCCTCCGGCCGCCCCCATGGCCCCCACGGCCTCTTCCTGCGCTATCGCGTGGAGGCTCTAACCCTCCGTGGTATCAACAGCTTCCGCCAGTATAAGTATGACCTGGTGGCAGTGGGCAA GGCTCTGGAGGGCATGTTCCGCAAGCTCAACCACCTCCTGGAGCGCCTGCATCAGTCCTTCTTCTTCTACCTGCTCCCCGCGCTCTCCCGCTTCGTCTCCATTGGCCTCTACATGCCGGCTGCCGGCTTTTTGCTCCTGGTCCTTGGTCTCAAG GCTCTGGAACTGTGGATGCAGCTGCATGAGGCTGGAGTGGGTCCTGAGGAGGCTGGGGGGATCTCTGGATccagtcctcccctccccctaacACAG GGTGTGGGGCTGGCCTCCCTCGTGGCGCCCTTGCTGATCTCCCAGGCCGTGGGCCTGGCCCTCTATGTCCTGCCAGTGCTGGGTCAACATGTGGCCACCCAACACTTCCCTGTGACTGAGGCCGAGGCCGTGGTGCTGACACTGCTGGCCATCTGTGCAGCAGGCCTGGCCCTTCCACACAACACCCACCG GGTGGCGAACCCACAGGCCCCAGACAGGGGCTGGATGGCTCTGAAGCTGGTGGCCCTGATCTACCTGGCACTACAACTGGCCTGTACCACCCTCACCAACTTCTCTCTGGGCTTTCTGCTGGCTGCCACCATGGTACCCGCTGCTGCACTCGTCAAGCCCTCTGGGCCCCG GCCACTCCACGCCACCCTGCTGGTGCTGACGAGCCCAGCAGCTACACTCCTGGGTAGCCTGTTCCTATGGCGGGAGCTGCAGGAGGCACCGCTTTCCCTGGCCGAGGGCTGGCAGCTCTTCTTGGCAGCGCTGGCCCAGGGCGTGCTGGACCACCACACCTATGGCGCCCTGCTCTTTCCACTGCTGGCTCTGGGCCTCTATCCCTGCTGGCTGCTCTTCTGGAACGTGCTCTTCTGGAAGTGA
- the GPAA1 gene encoding glycosylphosphatidylinositol anchor attachment 1 protein isoform X1, whose amino-acid sequence MGLLSDPVRRRALARLVLRLNAPLCVLSYLAGIAWFLALAFPPLTQRTYMSENAMGSTMVEEQFAGGDRARVFARDFAVHRRKSGALPVAWLERTMRSVGLEVYTQSFSRKLPFPDETHERYMVSGINVYGILRAPRAASTESLVLTVPCGSDSTNSQAVGLLLALAAHFRGQIYWAKDIIFLVTEHDLLGTEAWLEAYHDVNVTGMQSSPLQGRAGAIQAAVALELNSDVVTSLDVAVEGLNGQLPNLDLLNLFQTFCQKGGLLCTLQGKLQPQDWASIDGPLQSVQTLLLMVLQQASGRPHGPHGLFLRYRVEALTLRGINSFRQYKYDLVAVGNRDCPTPGRALEGMFRKLNHLLERLHQSFFFYLLPALSRFVSIGLYMPAAGFLLLVLGLKALELWMQLHEAGVGPEEAGGISGSSPPLPLTQGVGLASLVAPLLISQAVGLALYVLPVLGQHVATQHFPVTEAEAVVLTLLAICAAGLALPHNTHRVANPQAPDRGWMALKLVALIYLALQLACTTLTNFSLGFLLAATMVPAAALVKPSGPRPLHATLLVLTSPAATLLGSLFLWRELQEAPLSLAEGWQLFLAALAQGVLDHHTYGALLFPLLALGLYPCWLLFWNVLFWK is encoded by the exons ATGGGCCTCCTGTCCGACCCGGTGCGCCGGCGCGCACTCGCCCGCCTTGTGCTGCGCCTCAACGCGCCGCTCTg cgTGCTGAGCTACTTGGCCGGCATCGCCTGGTTCCTGGCGCTGGCTTTCCCGCCGCTGACCCAGCGCACTTACATGTCGGAGAATGCTATGGGCTCCACCATGGTGGAGGAGCAGTTTGCGGGCGGAGACCGTGCCCGGGTCTTTGCCCGGGACTTCGCTGTCCACCGCAGGAAGTCGGG GGCTCTGCCAGTGGCTTGGCTGGAGCGGACAATGCGGTCAGTGGGACTGGAGGTCTACACGCAGAGTTTCTCCCGGAAACTGCCTTTTCCAGATGAGACCCACGAGCGCTAT ATGGTATCAGGCATCAATGTGTACGGCATCCTGCGGGCACCGCGCGCTGCCAGCACTGAGTCCCTGGTGCTCACTGTACCCTGTGGCTCTGACTCTACCAACAGCCAGGCTGTGGGACTGCTGCTGGCACTTGCTGCCCACTTCCGGG GGCAGATCTACTGGGCCAAAGACATCATCTTCCTGGTGACAGAACACGACCTTCTGGGCACTGAGGCTTGGCTTGAAGCCTACCATGATGTCAATGTCACCG GTATGCAGTCATCCCCTCTGCAGGGCCGAGCTGGGGCCATTCAGGCAGCTGTGGCCCTGGAGCTGAACAGTGATGTGGTCACTAGCCTTGATGTGGCCGTGGAGGGGCTCAACGGACAGCTGCCCAACCTGGACCTGCTTAACCTCTTCCAGACCTTCTGCCAGAAAGGAGGGCTGCTGTGTACACTGCAAGGCAAG CTGCAGCCCCAGGACTGGGCGTCAATAGACGGCCCATTGCAGAGTGTGCAGACATTGCTGCTCATGGTTCTGCAGCAGGCCTCCGGCCGCCCCCATGGCCCCCACGGCCTCTTCCTGCGCTATCGCGTGGAGGCTCTAACCCTCCGTGGTATCAACAGCTTCCGCCAGTATAAGTATGACCTGGTGGCAGTGGGCAA CCGTGACTGCCCCACACCCGGCAGGGCTCTGGAGGGCATGTTCCGCAAGCTCAACCACCTCCTGGAGCGCCTGCATCAGTCCTTCTTCTTCTACCTGCTCCCCGCGCTCTCCCGCTTCGTCTCCATTGGCCTCTACATGCCGGCTGCCGGCTTTTTGCTCCTGGTCCTTGGTCTCAAG GCTCTGGAACTGTGGATGCAGCTGCATGAGGCTGGAGTGGGTCCTGAGGAGGCTGGGGGGATCTCTGGATccagtcctcccctccccctaacACAG GGTGTGGGGCTGGCCTCCCTCGTGGCGCCCTTGCTGATCTCCCAGGCCGTGGGCCTGGCCCTCTATGTCCTGCCAGTGCTGGGTCAACATGTGGCCACCCAACACTTCCCTGTGACTGAGGCCGAGGCCGTGGTGCTGACACTGCTGGCCATCTGTGCAGCAGGCCTGGCCCTTCCACACAACACCCACCG GGTGGCGAACCCACAGGCCCCAGACAGGGGCTGGATGGCTCTGAAGCTGGTGGCCCTGATCTACCTGGCACTACAACTGGCCTGTACCACCCTCACCAACTTCTCTCTGGGCTTTCTGCTGGCTGCCACCATGGTACCCGCTGCTGCACTCGTCAAGCCCTCTGGGCCCCG GCCACTCCACGCCACCCTGCTGGTGCTGACGAGCCCAGCAGCTACACTCCTGGGTAGCCTGTTCCTATGGCGGGAGCTGCAGGAGGCACCGCTTTCCCTGGCCGAGGGCTGGCAGCTCTTCTTGGCAGCGCTGGCCCAGGGCGTGCTGGACCACCACACCTATGGCGCCCTGCTCTTTCCACTGCTGGCTCTGGGCCTCTATCCCTGCTGGCTGCTCTTCTGGAACGTGCTCTTCTGGAAGTGA